A genome region from Frankineae bacterium MT45 includes the following:
- a CDS encoding transcriptional regulator, PadR family: MLRYAILTLAVNREITGYELSKVFDNTTTYVWPAGQNQIYPELQKLEAEGLLSGKGVDQDGRPAKRVFRITDAGVQALDSWIATLPSFTTFRDAFQLRVFNFGRIPADISLELIEHQQGQLRERLGIFQAIADTIDRDGLPPGQDGWRMAVQAGIMTHQAYLDWCDWVRDRIVAREANQTAD; the protein is encoded by the coding sequence ATGCTCCGCTACGCGATACTCACCCTGGCCGTCAACCGAGAGATCACCGGCTACGAACTCTCCAAGGTCTTCGACAACACCACGACCTACGTCTGGCCGGCCGGGCAGAACCAGATCTATCCGGAGTTGCAGAAGCTGGAGGCCGAGGGCCTGCTCTCCGGAAAGGGCGTCGATCAGGACGGTCGCCCGGCCAAGCGCGTCTTCCGGATCACCGACGCCGGGGTGCAGGCGCTGGATTCCTGGATAGCAACTCTGCCGTCTTTCACGACCTTTCGTGACGCCTTCCAACTGCGGGTCTTCAACTTCGGCCGCATCCCGGCCGACATCTCGCTCGAACTCATCGAACATCAGCAGGGGCAACTGCGTGAACGCCTCGGCATCTTTCAGGCCATCGCCGACACGATCGACCGCGATGGCCTGCCGCCCGGGCAGGACGGCTGGCGCATGGCGGTGCAGGCCGGAATCATGACCCACCAGGCCTACCTCGACTGGTGCGACTGGGTGCGTGATCGCATCGTGGCCCGAGAGGCCAACCAGACGGCCGACTAG